ATCCGATAAAAACGATCAGGAGTGTAACCAGGTAGGTAAGTGTCATCAGGAAGCCTTTCAGCAATGATTTCCCCCATGACTGACCATATGTATTTTTCAATGCTACTACCAGATATGCAAAGATAACAAGCAGTCCGATATCACTGATAACATGTGTATGGAACAGCCTGTCCAACGCCGCACAAAACAGGTAGAAAATAAAAAAGAACACATGAATATGTATAGAAAAAACGGCATGGTCTGCATAAAACCATTTCTTTTTATCGTACATCCATCTAAGATAGAGGGCGAAGAGTGGTAACAGCACAAACATCATCTTCGGATAATTGTGATGAAACAATTCCTCCTGTACTTCCGCTGCATGTTTACTTTTCTCGTCATCCGCAGTGATTCCGTTGGCTGACTTAAAATAATAAGACGCCATTCTACGTTGAATAATACCATCCCTGTACTTTTCGGGCAATGCTTCCTGCAAGGAGTCGTACTGTTCCAGGGTTGTAAAGGTATAAAGTCTTCTGAACCAGTCTTCTGTGGAAAGGTCGCCTGTTTTTACAGAATCAGGCAGGCTGTCAAAAGATTCCCGGGCCTCCTTGCGGTTGATTTCCAGCTGAACTTTGGTTTTGTCGTCCAGCTTATCTGTATCCCCTTTGGAGGTTAATACAAAATACAGGAAGAAGAATACGAAGGAAGAAAAAATGTACAGCTTGATAGGATGTACGAATTTCACCCTTTTACCGGCGGTATATTCCTTCGTAATATGTCCCGGCCGGGTTAGTAAATACTTGAAAGTCACCAGTGCTTTGGAGTCATAGTGGACCACATCAGCCACAAATTCCTTCACGAGATGAGCGAAAGATTCATGGGGCATAATATTTTCCTGTCCACAGTTTGTACAATATCTGCCGGGAACATCCGTTCCACAGTTGAGGCAGTTTGTTTCTTTCCTGATAGGTTGCGTGTTCAAGTGGTTGATAGGTTGATAGGTGAAAGGTTACAGGTGGTAAATATAAAAATTATCTTTACAGAAATGAACTGCTGAATGTTCCCTAATCATTATTTTTGTATCTAATATGTATACTAGACGAACCATTTTTTCGCTTGTTATAGCATTGTTTGGGTTAAACTTGTCTGTTTCCGCCCAATACTACTACCAGGATATCCTCAATACCGAACGTACAGAGGCTAACATGGAACTGTTAAAGGAAAACAAGATTACAGCCCAGCTGGTACAAAGCTTTGATGCCGGTATGGGAAACGACGATGATTTCCGTTGTACACGTGAATTATCGTCTAATTACCGTCAAATACGCTCAGTAACGGTATCGCGCGCTACTGGTTATTCGGCTATGACCTCGTACTTTAATACAAAGGGGAAATTGACAAAAACCATAGACAGTACCCGGAATATCATTACGACTGTCATTTACATGCGTAATACGAATGATACCAGTGGTAAGCTAAGGGAGGTATATCTGACCTCCTATGAGCCTAAAACCAAGTATAAATTTACCGAAACCCGTCGTTATGTGTATGACAGTTTGGGCCGTTTATCTCATATGATCCATTTCCATGGGGATAAAGTAGAGGATTCCACTACAGTCACCTTCACCCTTGATTCGCTGGGCCTGGTAGCGGAAGAGATCGAAACCGGCAAGGGCGCTAACGGACGCCGTATTTACTATAAATACAACGACCAGCAACTGCTGACGGATATTGTCCGCTACTCTCCTACGCGTAAGAAAATGCTACCGGATTATATCTTCGACTATGATGCACAGAACAGGATTGGCGCCATGACCACCGTAAATGGAGAAACGGCTACCTATACCATCTGGAAGTATTCCTACAATGACAAGGGATTACCCATTCAGGAAGAATGTTACGGTAAGAAAAAGGAACTATTGGGAACTGTCCGGTATAAGTACAGAAAGCAATAAATAAAACGGCCGCATCTGCATTTGATGCGGCCGTTTTATTTAAGCTCACCTGGCAGGAAACCCTTCCGGCTGTGCTTTTCAGTATAAGATCTGGCAATTGGTACAGAAAAAAGTACGTCTTTTCGTTGTGCCGACATAAGCTTTATGAAAGGGTATATTACAACGCGGACAGCTCTTTTTAGTGTGCGCCTCCCAATGCTCCTTTAACCTGTATTCTTTCTTCCAGCGCAGGAACTCAAAACTGTATACAACCACCTCTCTCACAAGTTCCCGCTTCTTTTTCAACGGCAGCGCTCCTACCTTACTTTCAGGATGCACCCTGATACGGAATAGTACCTCATTCTTGATGATATTCCCGGAACCGGAAAAAATATCCTGGTTCAGCAAAGCATCTGCTACCAGCATATCAGGCGCCTGCTTTAACTTAGCCATCGCCGATTTCGGGTCCCAGGCTTCATTCATCACATCTGCCGTCCAGTCATATACTTCATCCAGTGGACCGTCAATAACTTTGACCGCACAGGTATAAAAATTGAGCTCTCCCTGCTGAAAACGGAGATGCAGGGCTGGATTACTATCCTTCTGCTCATTGATCCTGTAGGAGCCAAACATCAGCAGGTGGATCCTGACCGTAAATCCTTTGAAGCAGATAAGAAAATGTTTTCCCCAGCTTTTGAGATCAATGATCTTTTTATTCCGGATTCGTTCGAGATCTATCTTGGCGTATCCAGCCACATCAATGACCTTTTTCCCTTTGAAAGGAGCCACCGCCTCTTTCAGTATAACAATGGATGGACCTTCTGGCATGTTCTATACTGTTAATACTATAACAGCATACAATATCTGCGCCATTCAAAAGATCAGGCGCCCGCTTCCTGTAACGTATGCAGCGCAAAATGGTCATACAGGGCAGCCAGCCGTTCCAGGTGTGCAAGGTTTCTCGTATTGAAGTTCTCTTTCTGCACAACGAGAATATATCCCCCGTCGGCGCGCTTCTCAATCACTTCGAATGGCGCCTCCTTGACCCTCTCTTCTCCCACAGCTTTTACCTGATCTTCATTCCAGTAGTTAAACCAGTAAATGGCCGGTGGTATTTCCAGGGGATTGAACAATTCCGGAGAGATCACGGTGCCGATACGCGCTGTCAGATAATCTGGCGTAGCAAGTACAATTTCAGGCGTAGACACTTCCTCATCCATCTCCACCTCACCATAAAAGGAAGCAAAGGAGACGAGCGTTTCCAGATCGCTATCATATACCGCGGCATACCGGGCTTTGTAAGCGTCTATAGTAGCAATAAAAAAGTCGTGAAAAGCTTCGTAAGAAAAGTGTCCGTGGGGTTTCAGTAATGGTGTGCCGCCATTGAAAGTGAACGCCGCAGTATCCTGACCGGTATACTCAAACGGATCGGTATGTACGAGCGAAAAAAGCGGATGTTCCCTGTCGGTAAAGAGGATCACATCTTTATCATAATCACCTTCATTCCAGTGTTTCTCCAAATCAGTAAAAGCCTGTGACAATGCCGTCGCGGAAGTATAATCATTATAAGCATTCCCATCAAAGACGTATTGCAGCCGGGTAGCTTCACTATGATCATTACAGGTCTGTACAAGGTCAAGGAAACGAGGCAGGGATGCTGCTTCTTTTTTGCGGAACAGTTGTAAGGTGCTTACATGTAACGGCATCGGGCAACGGGGTTGTTTATTGTAAATCTAACTAAAAAGTGCATACAAAAAAGATGGTACGGAAAACTTAACATACGCATGCAGGAGGCCGGGAATTAACATAAAATTGCCTCCGGATTAACACCGGAGGCAATTCATGTTACTGCCAAATATTTAATATCTGTCTGTTACAAAACCAGTTGTTCGTGCAGCCTGGTAAGTGCTTTCAGCGGATCATCACAAAAACCAGGATGCACTTTACCTGCCTGCACAACGGTGCTGCGGGTGGCTGTCAGCCAGCGGAAACGGGAAGCAGCATCCAGTTCTCCGATAGGCCCTGCCTGTTTGCCTCCTTTACAGATGCATTCAAATGCATTGAGGTAAGATCTTACTTCTTCAATATCTATAGCTGGAGAGAAGGCGCGAAGGCGTTCTTCATTGAGCGTAACAAGCGCCTGCAGGAAGCGCTGCTGTTTGCAATAGAGAATGACACCGGCATTGAGAAACTCTTCCCTTTCCACTCTCGGCATAACGCGGATAACGGCGTACTCAAATAAGTGTTTTTCTTGCATTTTGCGCTTCATTTAAGAATATTCCGGTGTGTGCTAACCGGGTGATTAAAAAACCTGCATATACTTCTCTGATCTCTTCTGGTGTGCCATGATGTGATAAGGTCAGCAGCCATTCGTCAGGTATCACGGCAACGATTGCACGTATCTGTTCCGGTGTCAGTATTTGCCGGAAGGCAAGATCTACTTTTTCCAGTTCCGATGCCTGCGGCAATAATACATGATCTTTCACCTGTACAAACGGGCGTTTGGCACTATCTTCCCAGTTCTGCCAGGAGTGGTGAAAATACAGGGATGCTCCATGGTCTATCAGCCAAAGCTCTCTGTGCCACATGAGCATATTCGTATTGCGCGGTGTACGGTCTACGTTGGTCAGCAGGCAATCCAGCCATACGATCTGAGAGGCTGTCAGCGGATCGATCACTGCGACCGTCGGATCATAAGTGATCGCACCTGACAGGTAATGTAGTGCCAGGTTCAATCCAACACTTGCTTTCAGCAGGTCCTGTATCTCCTCATCCGGTTCTGTACGTCCAAAGGCGGTATCCAGACTGGCAAAAACGATTTCAGGAACTTTTATACCTACCCTGCGGGCAATCTCTCCTCCTATCAGTTCAGCGATCAGGGCTTTAATGCCTTGCCCTGCGCCACGAAATTTCAGTACGTACAGGAATCCATCATCTGCTTCTGCAATGGCCGGAAGTGAACCGCCTTCACGCAGCGGCGTCACATACCTGGTCACATTGACGGTTCTCAGTTCGGGTTGTTTAATACTCATTGATACTATATTTATGCAAATGATGACCGGCATACTACCATGCTACCGGCTATCAAAAGACGCGTGAAATTAAGGCTATTTAAGATGACGTACAAGATATGCGGCAGTACGACTCTCCGTATGTTTTGCCACACTGGCCGGCGTTCCGCTCACCACTATACGACCACCTTCCTCGCCCGCGCCCGGGCCAATATCAATAACCCAGTCACTACCAGCAAGTACACGCATATTATGCTCTACCGCAATCACTGTATTACCGGCATCTACCAGCCGGTTTAACTGCATCATCAGCTTTTCGACATCCGCAGGATGTAACCCTGTTGTTGGTTCGTCCAGTATATACAAGGCATTCCCCCGCCCCATCCGTTGCAGTTCGGTAGCCAGTTTAATACGCTGGGCCTCCCCTCCGGACAATTCCGTCGCTGGTTGTCCCAGTCGCAAATAACTGAGCCCCACTTCTCTCAACACCTCCAGGGAATGATATACTGTCGGCTCTTCACTGAAAAATGCCGCGGCCTCATTGACAGTCATCTGTAATACATCAGCAATAGATCTACCCCGGTATTTGACCTCCAGTGTTTTCGCATTATACCTGGAGCCTTCACAAACAGGGCAGGGAGCATATACACTGGGCAGAAACAGTAATTCTACCATGACAAATCCCTCCCCGTTACAGTTTTCACAACGTCCTTTTGCGATATTGAAAGAGAACCTGCCGGCATCGTAGCGGCGGGCCTTCGCCATTTTTGTAGCGGCAAAGAGTTTTCTTACATGATCAAACAAACCGGTATAGGTCGCCAGGTTGGATCGTGGCGTACGACCAATCGGCTTCTGATCGACCAACACAAGTCGTTTGATATGCTCCATGCCTCCGGCGATATACCCTTCGAGTGTGACAGGCGCTTCCTGTTCTAACAGGTCAGCATCCTCCTCTTCTCCCTGCTGATTTTGTCCGAGCTTTTCCAGTACCAGTTCTACCAGTGCCTGGCTCACCAGACTGGATTTACCGGAACCGGAAATACCGGTAACAGTGGTGAAGACACCTAATGGAAAGTCAGCCGACAACTTATGCAGGTTATTACGCGTGATATCTTTCAGTTGCAGCCAGCCCTTTGGCTTACGTGGCTGATGTGCAACAGCTGTATTTTCTTCGAACAGGTATTTACGGGTAACAGAATCTGCTATGCCGGCAAGTCCTTCCGGCGGACCACTGTACAGGATTTGTCCGCCGTGTTCTCCGGCCGCCGGCCCCACATCGACGATCCAGTCAGCATGCCTGATTACGTCCAGCTGATGCTCTACCACAAACAGAGAGTTCCCCCCGGTTTTCAGTCTGTCAAGTGCACGGAGCAGGGCTTCCGTATCAGCTGGATGCAGACCGGCGGAGGGCTCATCCAGCACATACACCACACCGAACAGATTAGACCGGACCTGCGTGGCCAGGCGCAACCGTTGCAGTTCTCCTGGAGA
The DNA window shown above is from Chitinophaga agri and carries:
- a CDS encoding DNA-formamidopyrimidine glycosylase family protein, which gives rise to MPEGPSIVILKEAVAPFKGKKVIDVAGYAKIDLERIRNKKIIDLKSWGKHFLICFKGFTVRIHLLMFGSYRINEQKDSNPALHLRFQQGELNFYTCAVKVIDGPLDEVYDWTADVMNEAWDPKSAMAKLKQAPDMLVADALLNQDIFSGSGNIIKNEVLFRIRVHPESKVGALPLKKKRELVREVVVYSFEFLRWKKEYRLKEHWEAHTKKSCPRCNIPFHKAYVGTTKRRTFFCTNCQILY
- a CDS encoding DUF3037 domain-containing protein; translation: MQEKHLFEYAVIRVMPRVEREEFLNAGVILYCKQQRFLQALVTLNEERLRAFSPAIDIEEVRSYLNAFECICKGGKQAGPIGELDAASRFRWLTATRSTVVQAGKVHPGFCDDPLKALTRLHEQLVL
- the uvrA gene encoding excinuclease ABC subunit UvrA; the encoded protein is MSDKSIQPDRSGMSGFVQVKGAREHNLKNVDLQIPRDALVVFTGVSGSGKSSLAFGTLYAEAQRRYLESVSPYARRLFHQMPVPEVDEIDGLPPAVALQQQRGTPTTRSSVGSVTTLSNLLRMLYSRAGDYPPGQSVIYAEAFSPNTAEGACPQCHGLGRIYDVTEQSMVPDDSLTIRERAIAAWPTAWQGQNLRDILTTLGYDVDKPWRELSKKDRQWILFTEDQPVVPVYPGYTLQEVKAALKRKEEPNYMGTFMSAQRYVMHTFANTQSAMMKKRVTRYMLGTDCPLCEGKRLRKESLSVKFAGMDITEMSRLPLARLYATIQPYTTSAGSGTTDHSHPEKALVTQRIATDLAARLEVLMELGLGYLTLERSTPTLSPGELQRLRLATQVRSNLFGVVYVLDEPSAGLHPADTEALLRALDRLKTGGNSLFVVEHQLDVIRHADWIVDVGPAAGEHGGQILYSGPPEGLAGIADSVTRKYLFEENTAVAHQPRKPKGWLQLKDITRNNLHKLSADFPLGVFTTVTGISGSGKSSLVSQALVELVLEKLGQNQQGEEEDADLLEQEAPVTLEGYIAGGMEHIKRLVLVDQKPIGRTPRSNLATYTGLFDHVRKLFAATKMAKARRYDAGRFSFNIAKGRCENCNGEGFVMVELLFLPSVYAPCPVCEGSRYNAKTLEVKYRGRSIADVLQMTVNEAAAFFSEEPTVYHSLEVLREVGLSYLRLGQPATELSGGEAQRIKLATELQRMGRGNALYILDEPTTGLHPADVEKLMMQLNRLVDAGNTVIAVEHNMRVLAGSDWVIDIGPGAGEEGGRIVVSGTPASVAKHTESRTAAYLVRHLK
- a CDS encoding DUF3667 domain-containing protein → MPHESFAHLVKEFVADVVHYDSKALVTFKYLLTRPGHITKEYTAGKRVKFVHPIKLYIFSSFVFFFLYFVLTSKGDTDKLDDKTKVQLEINRKEARESFDSLPDSVKTGDLSTEDWFRRLYTFTTLEQYDSLQEALPEKYRDGIIQRRMASYYFKSANGITADDEKSKHAAEVQEELFHHNYPKMMFVLLPLFALYLRWMYDKKKWFYADHAVFSIHIHVFFFIFYLFCAALDRLFHTHVISDIGLLVIFAYLVVALKNTYGQSWGKSLLKGFLMTLTYLVTLLIVFIGFMVIMTVLNP
- a CDS encoding HipA family kinase; protein product: MSIKQPELRTVNVTRYVTPLREGGSLPAIAEADDGFLYVLKFRGAGQGIKALIAELIGGEIARRVGIKVPEIVFASLDTAFGRTEPDEEIQDLLKASVGLNLALHYLSGAITYDPTVAVIDPLTASQIVWLDCLLTNVDRTPRNTNMLMWHRELWLIDHGASLYFHHSWQNWEDSAKRPFVQVKDHVLLPQASELEKVDLAFRQILTPEQIRAIVAVIPDEWLLTLSHHGTPEEIREVYAGFLITRLAHTGIFLNEAQNARKTLI